The following proteins are encoded in a genomic region of Diadema setosum chromosome 10, eeDiaSeto1, whole genome shotgun sequence:
- the LOC140234209 gene encoding LOW QUALITY PROTEIN: uncharacterized protein (The sequence of the model RefSeq protein was modified relative to this genomic sequence to represent the inferred CDS: inserted 1 base in 1 codon) produces the protein MASVEQIREFSSLGREMGLSGGELSSFVSERCQAIEAELKAEREAREAREAAREAAREADREREALEKAREHEIKLAQLRIEGETANVGRPQLAGLKLKVGRFDDAHDKFDAYVTKFEMLMRSQNIPVDMWVLYLISNLXKALDVVNRMSAHDLQNYATVKHELMSYYHLTEEGYRRSFRSAKPMKFERPKQFATRMKGYFDHWLEEAEIGDTRKDLEDLILQEQFLIDCPREVVRFVKERKCKDFKEVVDCAEIYVEAHGPHAFSGVQKSERNRSDSKPDSKPPQQNQVKKTSTYQKPADAQSKAGKAMGNRTFQGRGCYMCGNPNHMKRDCPMMSRPVSAQGLMGAGEGTAPKVDMNVANEVSRGDSKPGVVGSTAGCLPIERVVDDFEDVKIKVVDKVGMAYNDVAAMVNRMPVVSGRLMPDNTPVSVLRDTGCSTCVVKEKLVRNDQLTGQHQAVRLIDGTVRRFPVAKVAVDSPYFEGEVEAVCMPDCLSEVVIGYVEGAREPSDPNLHWVPKSVVSDPDVEVITPDMGLESSNDGVEQDVEVTIPGELDDTGMAVQTRAQKVEDSRPSKGLTVAEPVDVRSSEFLKEQKDDESLRPLWQKMGHVDNSKNKFVCEQGFLVRQKEDESNQGIGPKLLVVPKPRRNEIMRVAHDSLPGGHLGINNTLSKIQTQFCWPWMSEDVANFCRSCDVCQRTIDKDSRHEEVPVASCFEVEGVEGNEEVVEVMADEEDMAEAGSDWNREMSSVPSVVQMEFVDMVTVDPVQCGISLTTEQPVRSPPHRVPQAMEEEISEEVDSMLKLGIIEPCNSPSNVLVKRPNG, from the exons ATGGCTAGCGTTGAGCAAATCAGAGAGTTCTCTTCATTAGGCAGAGAAATGGGCCTTAGTGGTGGTGAATTGAGTAGTTTTGTTTCAGAGAGATGCCAGGCAATTGAAGCAGAGCTTAAAGCTGAACGCGAAGCTCGCGAAGCTCGTGAAGCTGCCCGTGAAGCTGCCCGTGAAGCTGATCGGGAACGCGAAGCTCTAGAGAAGGCGCgcgaacatgaaataaaattagCACAGTTGCGTATAGAGGGAGAAACAGCGAATGTTGGTAGGCCCCAGTTAGCTGGCTTAAAGCTGAAAGTAGGTCGATTTGATGACGCGCATGATAAGTTTGATGCTTATGTCACAAAGTTCGAAATGTTGATGAGAAGTCAGAATATCCCGGTAGACATGTGGGTGTTGTATTTGATTTCCAATC ACAAAGCGTTAGATGTTGTGAATCGGATGAGTGCTCATGATCTCCAGAATTATGCTACAGTGAAGCACGAGTTGATGTCGTATTATCATCTCACTGAAGAGGGGTATAGGCGGAGTTTCAGATCAGCTAAGCCAATGAAGTTTGAGCGCCCAAAACAGTTTGCTACTCGAATGAAGGGGTATTTTGATCATTGGTTGGAAGAGGCTGAGATTGGGGATACTAGAAAGGATCTAGAAGATTTGATTTTGCAAGAGCAATTTCTCATAGATTGTCCCAGAGAAGTAGTTAGGTTTGTCAAGGAACGAAAATGTAAAGATTTCAAGGAGGTAGTTGACTGCGCAGAAATCTATGTAGAAGCTCACGGCCCTCATGCATTTTCGGGTGTACAGAAATCGGAAAGAAACCGGTCAGATTCAAAGCCGGATAGCAAACCACCCCAACAAAATCAGGTCAAGAAGACTAGTACGTATCAGAAACCGGCTGATGCTCAGTCAAAGGCAGGAAAGGCTATGGGAAATAGGACTTTTCAGGGCAGGGGTTGCTATATGTGTGGAAACCCAAATCACATGAAAAGAGATTGTCCCATGATGTCTAGGCCTGTATCAGCTCAAGGTTTGATGGGTGCTGGGGAAGGTACGGCCCCCAAAGTAGACATGAATGTGGCGAATGAGGTGTCGCGGGGTGATTCTAAGCCGGGAGTTGTTGGTTCGACGGCAGGTTGTCTCCCCATTGAAAGAGTGGTCGATGACTTTGAGgatgtgaaaataaaagtggtTGACAAAGTTGGAATGGCATACAATGATGTTGCCGCGATGGTGAATCGTATGCCGGTTGTGTCTGGAAGACTGATGCCAGATAATACACCCGTGTCTGTTTTGCGTGATACAGGTTGTAGTACGTGCGTGGTGAAAGAGAAATTGGTTAGAAATGACCAATTAACAGGTCAACATCAGGCAGTGAGGTTAATTGACGGTACGGTTAGGCGTTTTCCCGTGGCTAAGGTAGCTGTTGACTCGCCATATTTTGAAGGGGAAGTTGAAGCCGTGTGCATGCCTGATTGTTTGAGTGAGGTAGTTATCGGGTATGTAGAAGGGGCTCGTGAACCGAGTGACCCCAATCTACATTGGGTCCCAAAGAGTGTTGTGTCTGACCCGGATGTAGAGGTCATAACCCCGGATATGGGTCTAGAAAGTTCAAATGATGGTGTAGAACAGGACGTCGAGGTCACAATCCCGGGTGAATTGGATGATACAGGGATGGCTGTTCAAACTCGGGCACAAAAGGTGGAGGATTCGAGGCCTAGTAAAGGTTTGACTGTTGCAGAGCCTGTTGATGTGCGGTCGAGTGAATTTCTAAAGGAACAGAAAGATGATGAGTCATTGCGCCCTCTATGGCAGAAAATGGGACATGTTGATAATTCCAAGAACAAGTTTGTGTGTGAACAGGGGTTTCTAGTTAGGCAGAAAGAGGATGAAAGTAATCAGGGCATAGGTCCTAAATTGCTCGTAGTGCCTAAGCCTCGTAGGAACGAGATAATGCGAGTCGCACATGACTCACTCCCAGGTGGACACTTGGGTATCAACAATACTTTGTCTAAGATTCAGACTCAGTTCTGTTGGCCTTGGATGTCGGAAGATGTGGCTAATTTCTGTAGGTCATGTGATGTATGCCAAAGGACTATTGACAAAGATAGTCGACATGAGGAAGTGCCAGTGGCCAGTTGCTTTGAGGTTGAGGGGGTCGAAGGCAATGAGGAAGTTGTTGAGGTCATGGCTGACGAGGAAGATATGGCAGAGGCTGGTTCTGATTGGAATAGGGAGATGTCCAGTGTGCCTAGTGTAGTGCAGATGGAGTTTGTTGACATGGTAACGGTAGATCCAGTCCAATGTGGAATCTCGTTGACGACTGAACAACCAGTGCGATCTCCGCCTCATAGGGTACCTCAGGCTATGGAAGAGGAGATTAGCGAGGAAGTTGAttccatgttgaaattaggAATAATCGAGCCTTGTAACTCTCCGTCCAATGTGCTAGTCAAAAGGCCGAACGGCTGA